The Nocardioides humi genome includes a region encoding these proteins:
- a CDS encoding cobyric acid synthase — translation MSRAGALLVAGMTSDAGKSVVTTGLCRAFARRGIRVAPYKAQNMSNNSMVVRGPGGEPGEIGRAQWVQALAADAEPEVAMNPVLLKPGSDRRSHVVRMGRPDGEVSSRDWHDGRQRLAETAFEAFDDLRARFDLVVAEGAGSPAEINLRASDYVNMGLARHGDVPTIVVGDIDRGGWFASAYGTLMLLEPEDRALIKGYVVNRFRGDVELLRPGLADLQQRTGRPTYGVLPWHPDLWLDSEDALDLAGRRAAPDAGRAARRVAVVRLPRISNFTDVDALGLEPGLDVEFVSDPARLADADLVVLPGSRATLADLAWLRERGLDAAIVRHARAGRPVLGICGGCQMLGARIEDPEGVEGTAGAAVDGLGLLDLTTTFGPEKRLVLHEPAGYEIHHGRITGPTTRGTVTGTMVHGSLEDDGTRAAYLADHLGIPSAASFPAARAARLDLLGDLVEEHLDLDALLELTR, via the coding sequence ATGAGCCGCGCCGGAGCACTCCTGGTGGCCGGGATGACGTCGGACGCGGGGAAGAGCGTGGTGACGACCGGGCTGTGCCGGGCGTTCGCGCGGCGGGGGATCCGGGTGGCGCCGTACAAGGCGCAGAACATGTCCAACAACTCGATGGTCGTCCGCGGCCCCGGTGGCGAGCCCGGCGAGATCGGCCGGGCGCAGTGGGTGCAGGCCCTCGCCGCCGACGCCGAGCCCGAGGTGGCGATGAACCCCGTCCTGCTCAAGCCCGGCAGCGACCGCCGCAGCCATGTGGTGCGGATGGGGCGGCCGGACGGGGAGGTCTCCTCCCGCGACTGGCACGACGGCCGGCAGCGTCTGGCCGAGACCGCGTTCGAGGCGTTCGACGACCTCCGCGCGCGCTTCGACCTGGTGGTCGCCGAGGGGGCGGGGAGCCCGGCGGAGATCAACCTGCGGGCGAGCGACTACGTCAACATGGGTCTCGCCCGGCACGGCGACGTGCCGACGATCGTGGTCGGCGACATCGACCGCGGCGGCTGGTTCGCCTCGGCGTACGGCACCCTGATGCTGCTCGAGCCCGAGGACCGGGCGCTGATCAAGGGGTACGTCGTCAACAGGTTCCGCGGCGACGTCGAGCTGCTGCGGCCGGGGCTCGCCGACCTGCAGCAGCGCACCGGCCGGCCGACCTACGGCGTGCTGCCGTGGCACCCCGACCTGTGGCTGGACTCCGAGGACGCGCTCGACCTCGCCGGCCGCCGCGCCGCGCCCGACGCAGGGCGGGCGGCGCGGAGGGTCGCCGTGGTCCGGCTGCCCCGGATCAGCAACTTCACCGACGTCGACGCGCTCGGGCTGGAGCCGGGCCTGGACGTGGAGTTCGTCTCCGACCCGGCGCGGTTGGCCGACGCGGACCTGGTCGTGCTCCCCGGCAGCCGCGCGACCCTCGCCGACCTGGCCTGGCTGCGGGAGCGCGGCCTCGACGCGGCCATCGTCCGCCATGCGCGCGCCGGACGGCCGGTGCTCGGCATCTGCGGCGGCTGCCAGATGCTCGGCGCGCGGATCGAGGACCCCGAGGGCGTCGAGGGCACGGCGGGCGCGGCGGTCGACGGGCTCGGCCTGCTCGACCTCACCACGACGTTCGGCCCGGAGAAGCGGCTCGTCCTCCACGAGCCGGCCGGGTACGAGATCCACCACGGCCGGATCACCGGCCCCACCACCCGGGGCACGGTCACCGGGACGATGGTGCACGGCAGCCTGGAGGACGACGGCACCCGCGCGGCCTACCTCGCGGACCACCTCGGCATCCCCAGCGCAGCGTCCTTCCCCGCCGCCCGCGCCGCCCGGCTCGACCTGCTCGGCGACCTCGTCGAGGAGCACCTCGACCTCGACGCGCTGCTGGAGCTCACCCGATGA
- a CDS encoding pyruvate carboxylase: MFSKVLVANRGEIAIRAFRAAYELGATTVAVFPYEDRGSEHRLKADEAYEIGERGHPVRSYLDPDAIVAAAVQCGADAIYPGYGFLSENPALAEACAAAGITFIGPTAEVLTLTGNKARAIAAAKAAGVPTLQSVDPSTDVDALLAEAEAIPAPLFVKAVAGGGGRGMRRVDDRAQLREAIETCMREGEAAFGDPTVFIEQAVVDPRHIEVQVLADGEGDVIHLFERDCSVQRRHQKVVEIAPAPNLDPALRERICADAVRFAREIGYKNAGTVEFLLDPDGNYVFIEMNPRIQVEHTVTEEVTDVDLVQSQMRIASGETLADLGLSQDTVRLRGAALQCRITTEDPANGFRPDTGTITAYRSPGGAGVRIDGGTTFTGAEISPHFDSMLAKLTCRGRTFADAVARSRRAVAEFRIRGVATNVPFLQALLDDPDFAAGRVTTSFIETHPELLTARASGDRGTRLLTYLADVTVNQPHGAVPVSIAPVAKLPAADLAAAPPDGSRQRLLALGPEAFAAELRARSGVAVTDTTFRDAHQSLLATRVRTHDLLGVAGHVARLTPQLWSLECWGGATYDVALRFLSEDPWDRLARLREAVPNICLQMLLRGRNTVGYTPYPTSVTNAFVAEAAGTGIDVFRIFDALNDVEQMRPAIEAVRATGTSVAEVALCYTGDLSSPEESLYTLDYYLRLAERIADAGAHVLAIKDMAGLLRAPAATTLVTALRERFDLPVHLHTHDTAGGQLATLTAAIAAGVDAVDAATAAMAGTTSQPPLSSLVAATDHGPRETGLDLAAVNALEPYWEAVRRLYAPFESGLPAPTGRVYRHEIPGGQLSNLRQQAIALGLGEKFEQVEDMYAAANDILGRVPKVTPSSKVIGDLALALVAAGADPVAFADDPASYDIPASVIGFLHGELGDPPGGWPEPFRSKAIAGRSWTPAAEVLSAEDEAGLADDPQATLNRLLFPGPTREYEEARSQWGDLSVVPTREFLYGLQSGEEHAVELAEGKQLLLGVQAVSEPDERGYRTVMCTLNGQIRPVSVRDRSVSAEVAAAEKADPAQPGHVAAPFQGVVSVAVAEGDQVAAGDTVATIEAMKMEAAITSPVDGTVQRVALAGPQAVEGGDLVLVVG, from the coding sequence TTGTTCTCGAAGGTTCTGGTCGCCAACCGCGGGGAGATCGCCATCCGAGCGTTCCGCGCGGCGTACGAGCTGGGCGCCACCACCGTGGCCGTCTTCCCGTACGAGGACCGGGGTTCCGAGCACCGTCTCAAGGCCGACGAGGCCTACGAGATCGGTGAGCGGGGGCACCCGGTCCGCAGTTACCTCGATCCGGACGCGATCGTCGCGGCCGCCGTGCAGTGCGGCGCCGACGCGATCTATCCGGGCTACGGGTTCCTCTCGGAGAACCCCGCCCTCGCCGAGGCGTGCGCCGCGGCCGGCATCACGTTCATCGGTCCCACGGCCGAGGTCCTCACCCTGACCGGCAACAAGGCCCGCGCGATCGCGGCCGCCAAGGCCGCCGGCGTGCCGACCCTGCAGAGCGTCGACCCGTCCACCGACGTCGACGCGCTGCTGGCCGAGGCCGAGGCGATCCCGGCGCCGCTGTTCGTCAAGGCCGTCGCCGGCGGCGGGGGGCGCGGCATGCGGCGGGTCGACGACCGCGCCCAGCTGCGGGAGGCGATCGAGACCTGCATGCGCGAGGGCGAGGCCGCCTTCGGCGACCCGACCGTCTTCATCGAGCAGGCGGTCGTCGACCCGCGGCACATCGAGGTGCAGGTCCTCGCCGACGGGGAGGGCGATGTCATCCACCTCTTCGAGCGCGACTGCTCGGTCCAGCGCCGCCACCAGAAGGTGGTCGAGATCGCGCCCGCGCCCAACCTCGACCCCGCGCTGCGCGAGCGCATCTGCGCGGACGCCGTGCGGTTCGCCCGCGAGATCGGCTACAAGAACGCCGGCACGGTGGAGTTCCTGCTCGATCCCGACGGGAACTACGTGTTCATCGAGATGAACCCGCGGATCCAGGTCGAGCACACGGTGACCGAGGAGGTCACCGACGTCGACCTGGTCCAGTCCCAGATGCGGATCGCCTCCGGCGAGACGCTGGCCGACCTCGGTCTCTCGCAGGACACCGTGCGGCTGCGCGGGGCGGCGCTGCAGTGCCGGATCACCACCGAGGACCCCGCGAACGGGTTCCGGCCCGACACGGGCACCATCACGGCGTACCGCTCGCCGGGTGGCGCCGGCGTCCGGATCGACGGCGGTACGACCTTCACCGGCGCCGAGATCAGCCCGCACTTCGACTCGATGCTGGCCAAGCTGACCTGTCGCGGCCGCACCTTCGCCGACGCGGTCGCCCGGTCGCGGCGCGCGGTCGCGGAGTTCCGGATCCGGGGAGTGGCGACGAACGTCCCCTTCCTGCAGGCGCTCCTCGACGACCCGGACTTCGCGGCCGGGCGGGTCACGACGAGCTTCATCGAGACCCACCCCGAGCTGCTGACCGCCCGCGCGTCGGGCGACCGCGGGACCCGGCTGCTCACCTATCTGGCCGATGTGACGGTCAACCAGCCGCACGGCGCGGTCCCGGTGAGCATCGCGCCCGTCGCCAAGCTGCCCGCCGCCGATCTCGCGGCCGCGCCGCCCGACGGGTCCCGCCAGCGGCTGCTCGCCCTCGGGCCGGAGGCGTTCGCGGCCGAGCTGCGGGCCCGCTCCGGCGTGGCCGTCACGGACACGACCTTCCGCGACGCCCACCAGTCGCTGCTCGCCACCCGGGTCCGCACCCACGACCTGCTCGGCGTCGCCGGCCACGTCGCCCGGCTCACGCCGCAGCTGTGGTCGCTGGAGTGCTGGGGCGGGGCGACCTACGACGTCGCCCTGCGCTTCCTCTCCGAGGACCCGTGGGACCGGCTGGCCCGGCTGCGGGAGGCGGTGCCGAACATCTGCCTGCAGATGCTGCTGCGCGGGCGCAACACGGTCGGCTACACGCCGTACCCGACCTCCGTGACGAACGCCTTCGTGGCCGAGGCCGCCGGCACCGGCATCGACGTGTTCCGGATCTTCGACGCCCTCAACGACGTCGAGCAGATGCGGCCCGCGATCGAGGCGGTGCGGGCCACCGGCACCAGCGTGGCCGAGGTGGCGCTGTGCTACACCGGCGACCTGTCCTCGCCGGAGGAGAGCCTCTACACGCTCGACTACTACCTGCGCCTGGCCGAGCGGATCGCCGACGCGGGGGCGCACGTGCTGGCGATCAAGGACATGGCCGGACTGCTGCGGGCGCCGGCCGCGACGACCCTGGTCACGGCGCTGCGGGAGCGGTTCGACCTGCCGGTCCACCTGCACACCCACGACACCGCCGGCGGCCAGCTCGCCACCCTCACCGCGGCGATCGCGGCCGGGGTCGACGCCGTGGACGCCGCCACCGCGGCCATGGCCGGCACCACCTCCCAGCCGCCGCTGTCGTCCCTGGTGGCGGCCACCGACCACGGTCCCCGCGAGACCGGGCTGGACCTGGCCGCGGTGAACGCGCTGGAGCCCTACTGGGAGGCGGTACGCCGGCTCTACGCCCCCTTCGAGTCGGGACTGCCCGCGCCGACCGGCCGGGTCTACCGCCACGAGATCCCGGGCGGCCAGCTCTCCAACCTGCGCCAGCAGGCGATCGCGCTGGGACTGGGGGAGAAGTTCGAGCAGGTCGAGGACATGTACGCCGCGGCCAACGACATCCTCGGCCGGGTCCCCAAGGTCACCCCGTCGAGCAAGGTGATCGGCGACCTCGCGCTCGCGCTGGTCGCGGCGGGCGCGGATCCCGTGGCGTTCGCCGACGACCCGGCGTCGTACGACATCCCGGCGTCGGTGATCGGGTTCCTCCACGGCGAGCTCGGCGACCCGCCGGGCGGCTGGCCCGAGCCGTTCCGGAGCAAGGCGATCGCCGGGCGGTCCTGGACGCCGGCCGCCGAGGTGCTGTCGGCCGAGGACGAGGCCGGCCTGGCCGACGACCCGCAGGCCACCCTCAACCGGCTGCTGTTCCCCGGCCCGACCCGCGAGTACGAGGAGGCGCGCTCGCAGTGGGGCGACCTGTCCGTCGTACCGACCCGGGAGTTCCTCTACGGACTCCAGTCGGGTGAGGAGCACGCCGTGGAGCTCGCCGAGGGCAAGCAGCTGCTGCTCGGCGTCCAGGCCGTCAGCGAGCCCGACGAGCGCGGCTACCGCACCGTGATGTGCACCCTCAACGGCCAGATCCGTCCCGTGTCGGTGCGCGACCGCTCCGTGTCCGCCGAGGTCGCCGCCGCCGAGAAGGCCGATCCCGCCCAGCCCGGCCACGTCGCCGCGCCCTTCCAGGGCGTCGTGTCGGTCGCGGTCGCCGAGGGGGACCAGGTGGCCGCCGGCGACACCGTCGCCACCATCGAGGCGATGAAGATGGAGGCCGCCATCACCTCGCCCGTCGACGGCACCGTCCAGCGCGTCGCGCTCGCCGGGCCGCAGGCGGTCGAGGGAGGCGACCTCGTGCTGGTGGTCGGCTGA
- a CDS encoding NAD(P)H-binding protein encodes MSLVVTGATGQLGRLVVSSLLAKGVPADQIVALGRDEERLAALAALGVTTRRVDYADAAGLADALAGADRVLLISGSEVGRRLVQHQNVVDAAKAAGVGLLAYTSIANADTSGLALAAEHRATEEAIVASGLRHAFLRNSWYTDLYTGQVPTYVEHGAVLGAAGDGRVSAATRADLAEAAAAVLLLEEPRAVYELGGAAFTLAELAAAVGEATGTEVAYSDLPAEELTTVLVGAGLPEQYAAVLADADLGLGRGELYVDPADLQVLLGRPATTLAEALSATIGA; translated from the coding sequence ATGTCCCTCGTCGTCACCGGCGCCACCGGCCAGCTCGGCCGCCTCGTCGTCAGCTCCCTGCTCGCGAAGGGCGTACCGGCCGACCAGATCGTCGCGCTGGGCCGCGACGAGGAGCGCCTCGCCGCGCTCGCGGCCCTCGGCGTCACCACCCGCCGGGTCGACTACGCCGACGCCGCCGGCCTGGCCGACGCGCTCGCCGGCGCGGACCGCGTCCTGCTCATCTCGGGCAGCGAGGTCGGCCGGCGCCTGGTCCAGCACCAGAATGTCGTCGACGCGGCGAAGGCCGCCGGCGTGGGCCTGCTCGCCTACACCAGCATCGCCAACGCCGACACCAGCGGGCTCGCCCTCGCCGCCGAGCACAGGGCCACCGAGGAGGCGATCGTCGCCTCCGGCCTACGCCACGCCTTCCTGCGCAACAGCTGGTACACCGACCTCTACACCGGCCAGGTCCCCACCTACGTCGAGCACGGCGCCGTCCTCGGCGCCGCGGGCGACGGGCGGGTCAGCGCCGCGACCCGCGCCGACCTCGCGGAGGCGGCGGCCGCCGTCCTCCTGCTCGAGGAGCCGAGGGCGGTCTACGAGCTCGGCGGCGCCGCGTTCACGCTGGCCGAGCTGGCCGCCGCCGTCGGCGAGGCGACGGGCACGGAGGTCGCCTACAGCGACCTCCCCGCCGAGGAGCTGACGACGGTGCTCGTGGGCGCCGGCCTGCCGGAGCAGTACGCCGCCGTCCTCGCCGACGCGGACCTCGGCCTGGGCCGCGGCGAGCTGTACGTCGACCCCGCCGACCTGCAGGTCCTGCTCGGCCGTCCCGCCACCACCCTCGCCGAGGCGCTGTCTGCCACGATCGGGGCATGA
- a CDS encoding winged helix-turn-helix transcriptional regulator — MRESMESVFPGGVFPAGCPSRVLLDHVTSKWGVLVLVSLTDGPQRWSDLRRRAEGVSEKMLAQTLRTLEADGLVHRDQKPVMPPRVDYSLTPLGEELAEVMVPLLRWVGRHADDIIGAPAC, encoded by the coding sequence GTGAGAGAAAGCATGGAGAGCGTGTTCCCCGGCGGCGTGTTCCCGGCGGGCTGCCCGAGCCGGGTGCTGCTCGATCACGTCACGAGCAAGTGGGGCGTGCTGGTGCTGGTGTCCCTCACCGACGGACCGCAGCGCTGGAGCGACCTGCGCCGCCGCGCGGAGGGCGTCAGCGAGAAGATGCTCGCCCAGACGCTGCGCACCCTGGAGGCCGACGGCCTGGTGCACCGGGACCAGAAGCCGGTCATGCCGCCGCGCGTCGACTACAGCCTGACCCCGCTCGGGGAGGAGCTGGCCGAGGTGATGGTGCCCCTGCTGCGCTGGGTGGGCCGCCACGCCGACGACATCATCGGCGCGCCCGCCTGCTGA
- a CDS encoding cobalamin biosynthesis protein: protein MSRPLGLLLGYAADRLLADPRRGHPVAGFGRVAGALERPMWRDARPAGTAYVVVLVGGAVALGIAADRVVADRPLPRTLVTAAATWAVLGGTSLDREAAAVAGLLAADRLPEARVRLTHLVGRDTSRLDEAEVVRATLESLAENTSDAVVAPLVWGAVAGVPGLLGYRAANTLDAMVGHRSARYERFGWAAARLDDLLNLPGSRLTALLAAALGPAPGRAWRTWRRDAAGHPSPNAGPVEAAFAGALGIRLGGTNDYAGRVEHRAVLGAGPAPGRADLDRARVLARRIGAGTVLTTAAVAALPRLSRRARR from the coding sequence GTGAGCAGGCCGCTCGGCCTCCTGCTCGGGTACGCCGCGGACCGGCTCCTCGCCGATCCGCGGCGTGGTCATCCGGTCGCCGGGTTCGGCCGGGTCGCGGGCGCGCTGGAGCGGCCGATGTGGCGCGACGCCCGACCCGCGGGGACGGCGTACGTCGTCGTGCTGGTCGGCGGCGCCGTGGCCCTCGGCATCGCGGCGGACCGCGTCGTCGCGGACCGGCCGCTCCCCCGCACCCTCGTCACGGCCGCCGCCACGTGGGCGGTGCTCGGCGGCACCTCGCTCGACCGCGAGGCCGCGGCGGTGGCCGGCCTGCTCGCCGCGGATCGCCTGCCCGAGGCGCGAGTCCGGCTGACCCACCTGGTCGGCCGGGACACCTCGCGGCTCGACGAGGCGGAGGTGGTCCGGGCGACCCTGGAGTCGCTGGCCGAGAACACCAGCGACGCGGTCGTCGCGCCGCTCGTGTGGGGCGCCGTCGCCGGCGTACCCGGGCTGCTCGGCTATCGCGCCGCCAACACCCTCGACGCGATGGTCGGGCACCGCAGCGCCCGCTACGAGCGGTTCGGCTGGGCGGCCGCACGGCTCGACGACCTGCTCAACCTGCCCGGCTCCCGGCTGACGGCGCTGCTCGCCGCCGCCCTCGGGCCGGCCCCCGGCCGGGCCTGGCGGACCTGGCGCCGCGACGCGGCCGGCCACCCGAGCCCGAACGCCGGCCCGGTCGAGGCGGCGTTCGCCGGCGCGCTGGGCATCCGGCTCGGCGGCACCAACGACTACGCCGGCCGCGTCGAGCACCGCGCGGTCCTGGGCGCCGGCCCCGCACCCGGCCGGGCCGACCTCGACCGCGCCCGGGTCCTCGCCCGGCGGATCGGCGCCGGCACCGTGCTCACGACGGCCGCGGTCGCCGCGCTCCCGAGGCTCAGCAGGCGGGCGCGCCGATGA
- a CDS encoding CbtA family protein, with the protein MSTAAPGEKSVLTPAAFLIRGLIAGLIAGLFTFGVAFTLGEPHVDDAIALEEANAAAEPAPAEPEEDEAGMVEISRDNQKSFGLLTGTLAVGTALGGLTALAAAAVAGRLGRLSPRGSTALVALIGFVAVALVPFLKYPATPPAVGDPDTIGSRTTEYFGLLLISVLAAIAAVVIARRLLERYDGFTAVVAVGLGYLVVVVVAAALLPTVDELGDFPADTLWYFRRSSVLTLATLWGVIGVVLTGLVGRLYDRVAADDERRALAASL; encoded by the coding sequence ATGAGCACCGCCGCCCCCGGGGAGAAGTCCGTCCTGACCCCTGCCGCGTTCCTGATCCGCGGCCTGATCGCCGGCCTGATCGCGGGCCTGTTCACCTTCGGCGTGGCGTTCACCCTCGGTGAGCCCCACGTCGACGACGCCATCGCCCTCGAGGAGGCCAACGCCGCCGCCGAGCCGGCGCCGGCGGAGCCCGAGGAGGACGAGGCCGGCATGGTCGAGATCTCCCGCGACAACCAGAAGAGCTTCGGCCTGCTGACCGGCACGCTCGCCGTCGGCACGGCGCTCGGCGGGCTGACCGCGCTCGCCGCGGCCGCGGTTGCCGGACGCCTCGGCCGCCTGTCCCCCCGCGGCTCGACGGCGCTGGTGGCGCTGATCGGGTTCGTGGCCGTGGCCCTCGTGCCCTTCCTGAAGTACCCCGCGACGCCGCCGGCCGTCGGCGACCCGGACACGATCGGCAGCCGCACGACCGAGTACTTCGGCCTGCTGCTGATCTCCGTGCTCGCCGCCATCGCCGCCGTCGTGATCGCCCGGCGCCTGCTGGAGCGGTACGACGGCTTCACCGCCGTCGTGGCCGTGGGACTCGGCTATCTGGTCGTCGTCGTGGTCGCCGCCGCGCTGCTGCCGACGGTCGACGAGCTGGGCGACTTCCCGGCCGACACGCTGTGGTACTTCCGCCGCTCCTCGGTGCTCACCCTCGCCACCCTGTGGGGCGTGATCGGGGTCGTGCTGACCGGCCTCGTCGGCCGGCTCTACGACCGGGTCGCCGCCGACGACGAGCGGCGGGCGCTGGCCGCCAGCCTGTGA
- a CDS encoding CbtB domain-containing protein: MSQSPAAPLAPAVPLPTVPLLQLGTWVVFYGLLAMIVIFFVSADQGAISIPAGNAVHEWVHDARHLLGYPCH, encoded by the coding sequence ATGTCGCAGTCGCCTGCCGCTCCCCTCGCCCCGGCCGTCCCGCTCCCGACGGTCCCTCTCCTCCAGCTCGGCACCTGGGTCGTCTTCTACGGCCTGCTCGCGATGATCGTGATCTTCTTCGTGAGCGCCGACCAGGGCGCCATCTCGATCCCGGCCGGCAACGCCGTGCACGAGTGGGTCCACGACGCCCGGCACCTGCTCGGCTACCCCTGCCACTGA